One window of the Dreissena polymorpha isolate Duluth1 chromosome 5, UMN_Dpol_1.0, whole genome shotgun sequence genome contains the following:
- the LOC127882301 gene encoding lymphocyte antigen 75-like isoform X1: MMWVLCFISIVVASRYVLVVSGDYICICSNGQRNDICDSMSANTTIVGHLENNSCAIQANYVLDKRTKAWYAIIFHDQVRFVHKGSFTELRRCIGNQLGHSGTPPTMTDAATASSPSMSTTVTTVTTSAPTMSTTATAITTSAPTMYTTATAVTLSAPTMSTTATAVTKSAQSMSTTAASTHSGTYAVLNVIKAPNESFSTGVHYGCASAVFSHAASHHGKLFNIRQTCYELVTVNKSWSSAESDCKSRGGHLVHIANDEQQNTIYQVVRQYHDENVWIGLNDKIREEHFVWSSGDPVNYTHWYPGRIASTHQSDEDCVAIWIAHGGQWEDVLCSGSQAINLGYVCEFDSVDGAATTINPDALINTDGNTQSCPHRTTAIVAQFGKSCYALYRNLEVWSKAEQTCKQSGGHLVHINDDPEQQFIEGFMRRHNQITPAWIGLSDTSVEGRFVWTDGVSASYTNWLPGHVTHGNTEDCVALLPNSNGTWDDFRCERNSLFSTLGDHHHPLCEYAHTIASVLVG, translated from the exons ATG ATGTGGGTTTTGTGTTTCATCTCGATTGTAGTCGCCAGCCGATACGTTTTAGTTGTTTCAGGCGACTATATTTGTATCTGTAGCAATGGACAAAGAAATGACATTTGTGATTCG ATGTCAGCAAACACAACTATAGTTGGTCATCTAGAGAATAATAGCTGCGCTATTCAGGCAAACTACGTTTTGGACAAAAGAACCAAAGCTTGGTATGCCATCATATTCCACGATCAAGTACGT TTTGTGCATAAAGGCTCCTTCACAGAATTGCGACGTTGTATTGGGAATCAGTTAGGACACAGTG GTACACCACCAACAATGACCGATGCGGCTACCGCATCTTCACCATCAATGTCTACAACTGTAACTACGGTTACCACATCTGCCCCAACAATGTCTACAACTGCAACTGCGATTACCACATCTGCACCAACAATGTATACAACTGCAACGGCGGTTACCCTATCTGCACCAACAATGTCTACAACTGCAACTGCTGTAACCAAATCTGCGCAATCAATGTCTACAACAGCAGCTTCCACTCATAGTGGTACCTATgccgttttaaatgttattaaggCACCAAATGAAAGTTTTTCAACCGGTG TTCACTACGGCTGCGCATCCGCTGTTTTCTCGCATGCTGCTTCGCACCATGGAAAATTGTTCAACATTCGTCAGACATGCTACGAGCTTGTAACGGTTAATAAGTCTTGGTCCAGCGCTGAAAGTGACTGCAAAAGTCGTGGCGGACATTTAGTCCACATTGCGAACGACGAACAACAGAATACAATCTACCAGGTCGTCAGACAATATCATGATGAAAATGTTTGGATTGGGCTTAACGATAAGATTAGAGAAGAACACTTTGTTTGGTCTTCAG GAGATCCTGTAAACTATACGCACTGGTACCCTGGTCGGATTGCGTCAACACATCAAAGCGATGAAGATTGTGTAGCCATTTGGATAGCCCATGGTGGACAATGGGAGGATGTGCTTTGTAGTGGATCCCAAGCCATAAATCTCGGATACGTTTGTGAATTCG ATTCTGTCGATGGTGCAGCAACAACTATAAATCCAGATGCTTTGATAAACACGGATG GTAACACACAGTCATGTCCTCACAGAACTACCGCAATTGTTGCACAATTTGGTAAAAGTTGTTACGCTTTGTACCGCAACCTCGAGGTTTGGAGTAAAGCTGAGCAGACCTGTAAACAGAGTGGAGGTCATCTTGTGCACATCAACGACGACCCAGAGCAGCAATTCATAGAGGGTTTCATGAGGAGACACAATCAAATAACACCAGCATGGATTGGACTCAGTGACACATCTGTTGAGGGACGGTTTGTGTGGACGGACG GTGTGTCGGCCTCCTACACGAACTGGTTGCCAGGACACGTGACACACGGAAATACCGAGGACTGTGTGGCGCTGTTGCCTAACAGCAATGGAACCTGGGACGATTTCAGATGTGAACGTAATAGTTTGTTTAGCACACTTGGCGATCACCACCATCCCTTGTGCGAATATG CACATACCATTGCGTCGGTGCTGGTTGGCTGA
- the LOC127882301 gene encoding macrophage mannose receptor 1-like isoform X3: MMWVLCFISIVVASRYVLVVSGDYICICSNGQRNDICDSMSANTTIVGHLENNSCAIQANYVLDKRTKAWYAIIFHDQVRFVHKGSFTELRRCIGNQLGHSGTPPTMTDAATASSPSMSTTVTTVTTSAPTMSTTATAITTSAPTMYTTATAVTLSAPTMSTTATAVTKSAQSMSTTAASTHSVHYGCASAVFSHAASHHGKLFNIRQTCYELVTVNKSWSSAESDCKSRGGHLVHIANDEQQNTIYQVVRQYHDENVWIGLNDKIREEHFVWSSGDPVNYTHWYPGRIASTHQSDEDCVAIWIAHGGQWEDVLCSGSQAINLGYVCEFDSVDGAATTINPDALINTDGNTQSCPHRTTAIVAQFGKSCYALYRNLEVWSKAEQTCKQSGGHLVHINDDPEQQFIEGFMRRHNQITPAWIGLSDTSVEGRFVWTDGVSASYTNWLPGHVTHGNTEDCVALLPNSNGTWDDFRCERNSLFSTLGDHHHPLCEYAHTIASVLVG, encoded by the exons ATG ATGTGGGTTTTGTGTTTCATCTCGATTGTAGTCGCCAGCCGATACGTTTTAGTTGTTTCAGGCGACTATATTTGTATCTGTAGCAATGGACAAAGAAATGACATTTGTGATTCG ATGTCAGCAAACACAACTATAGTTGGTCATCTAGAGAATAATAGCTGCGCTATTCAGGCAAACTACGTTTTGGACAAAAGAACCAAAGCTTGGTATGCCATCATATTCCACGATCAAGTACGT TTTGTGCATAAAGGCTCCTTCACAGAATTGCGACGTTGTATTGGGAATCAGTTAGGACACAGTG GTACACCACCAACAATGACCGATGCGGCTACCGCATCTTCACCATCAATGTCTACAACTGTAACTACGGTTACCACATCTGCCCCAACAATGTCTACAACTGCAACTGCGATTACCACATCTGCACCAACAATGTATACAACTGCAACGGCGGTTACCCTATCTGCACCAACAATGTCTACAACTGCAACTGCTGTAACCAAATCTGCGCAATCAATGTCTACAACAGCAGCTTCCACTCATAGTG TTCACTACGGCTGCGCATCCGCTGTTTTCTCGCATGCTGCTTCGCACCATGGAAAATTGTTCAACATTCGTCAGACATGCTACGAGCTTGTAACGGTTAATAAGTCTTGGTCCAGCGCTGAAAGTGACTGCAAAAGTCGTGGCGGACATTTAGTCCACATTGCGAACGACGAACAACAGAATACAATCTACCAGGTCGTCAGACAATATCATGATGAAAATGTTTGGATTGGGCTTAACGATAAGATTAGAGAAGAACACTTTGTTTGGTCTTCAG GAGATCCTGTAAACTATACGCACTGGTACCCTGGTCGGATTGCGTCAACACATCAAAGCGATGAAGATTGTGTAGCCATTTGGATAGCCCATGGTGGACAATGGGAGGATGTGCTTTGTAGTGGATCCCAAGCCATAAATCTCGGATACGTTTGTGAATTCG ATTCTGTCGATGGTGCAGCAACAACTATAAATCCAGATGCTTTGATAAACACGGATG GTAACACACAGTCATGTCCTCACAGAACTACCGCAATTGTTGCACAATTTGGTAAAAGTTGTTACGCTTTGTACCGCAACCTCGAGGTTTGGAGTAAAGCTGAGCAGACCTGTAAACAGAGTGGAGGTCATCTTGTGCACATCAACGACGACCCAGAGCAGCAATTCATAGAGGGTTTCATGAGGAGACACAATCAAATAACACCAGCATGGATTGGACTCAGTGACACATCTGTTGAGGGACGGTTTGTGTGGACGGACG GTGTGTCGGCCTCCTACACGAACTGGTTGCCAGGACACGTGACACACGGAAATACCGAGGACTGTGTGGCGCTGTTGCCTAACAGCAATGGAACCTGGGACGATTTCAGATGTGAACGTAATAGTTTGTTTAGCACACTTGGCGATCACCACCATCCCTTGTGCGAATATG CACATACCATTGCGTCGGTGCTGGTTGGCTGA
- the LOC127882301 gene encoding lymphocyte antigen 75-like isoform X2 → MWVLCFISIVVASRYVLVVSGDYICICSNGQRNDICDSMSANTTIVGHLENNSCAIQANYVLDKRTKAWYAIIFHDQVRFVHKGSFTELRRCIGNQLGHSGTPPTMTDAATASSPSMSTTVTTVTTSAPTMSTTATAITTSAPTMYTTATAVTLSAPTMSTTATAVTKSAQSMSTTAASTHSGTYAVLNVIKAPNESFSTGVHYGCASAVFSHAASHHGKLFNIRQTCYELVTVNKSWSSAESDCKSRGGHLVHIANDEQQNTIYQVVRQYHDENVWIGLNDKIREEHFVWSSGDPVNYTHWYPGRIASTHQSDEDCVAIWIAHGGQWEDVLCSGSQAINLGYVCEFDSVDGAATTINPDALINTDGNTQSCPHRTTAIVAQFGKSCYALYRNLEVWSKAEQTCKQSGGHLVHINDDPEQQFIEGFMRRHNQITPAWIGLSDTSVEGRFVWTDGVSASYTNWLPGHVTHGNTEDCVALLPNSNGTWDDFRCERNSLFSTLGDHHHPLCEYAHTIASVLVG, encoded by the exons ATGTGGGTTTTGTGTTTCATCTCGATTGTAGTCGCCAGCCGATACGTTTTAGTTGTTTCAGGCGACTATATTTGTATCTGTAGCAATGGACAAAGAAATGACATTTGTGATTCG ATGTCAGCAAACACAACTATAGTTGGTCATCTAGAGAATAATAGCTGCGCTATTCAGGCAAACTACGTTTTGGACAAAAGAACCAAAGCTTGGTATGCCATCATATTCCACGATCAAGTACGT TTTGTGCATAAAGGCTCCTTCACAGAATTGCGACGTTGTATTGGGAATCAGTTAGGACACAGTG GTACACCACCAACAATGACCGATGCGGCTACCGCATCTTCACCATCAATGTCTACAACTGTAACTACGGTTACCACATCTGCCCCAACAATGTCTACAACTGCAACTGCGATTACCACATCTGCACCAACAATGTATACAACTGCAACGGCGGTTACCCTATCTGCACCAACAATGTCTACAACTGCAACTGCTGTAACCAAATCTGCGCAATCAATGTCTACAACAGCAGCTTCCACTCATAGTGGTACCTATgccgttttaaatgttattaaggCACCAAATGAAAGTTTTTCAACCGGTG TTCACTACGGCTGCGCATCCGCTGTTTTCTCGCATGCTGCTTCGCACCATGGAAAATTGTTCAACATTCGTCAGACATGCTACGAGCTTGTAACGGTTAATAAGTCTTGGTCCAGCGCTGAAAGTGACTGCAAAAGTCGTGGCGGACATTTAGTCCACATTGCGAACGACGAACAACAGAATACAATCTACCAGGTCGTCAGACAATATCATGATGAAAATGTTTGGATTGGGCTTAACGATAAGATTAGAGAAGAACACTTTGTTTGGTCTTCAG GAGATCCTGTAAACTATACGCACTGGTACCCTGGTCGGATTGCGTCAACACATCAAAGCGATGAAGATTGTGTAGCCATTTGGATAGCCCATGGTGGACAATGGGAGGATGTGCTTTGTAGTGGATCCCAAGCCATAAATCTCGGATACGTTTGTGAATTCG ATTCTGTCGATGGTGCAGCAACAACTATAAATCCAGATGCTTTGATAAACACGGATG GTAACACACAGTCATGTCCTCACAGAACTACCGCAATTGTTGCACAATTTGGTAAAAGTTGTTACGCTTTGTACCGCAACCTCGAGGTTTGGAGTAAAGCTGAGCAGACCTGTAAACAGAGTGGAGGTCATCTTGTGCACATCAACGACGACCCAGAGCAGCAATTCATAGAGGGTTTCATGAGGAGACACAATCAAATAACACCAGCATGGATTGGACTCAGTGACACATCTGTTGAGGGACGGTTTGTGTGGACGGACG GTGTGTCGGCCTCCTACACGAACTGGTTGCCAGGACACGTGACACACGGAAATACCGAGGACTGTGTGGCGCTGTTGCCTAACAGCAATGGAACCTGGGACGATTTCAGATGTGAACGTAATAGTTTGTTTAGCACACTTGGCGATCACCACCATCCCTTGTGCGAATATG CACATACCATTGCGTCGGTGCTGGTTGGCTGA